A genome region from Methanobacterium subterraneum includes the following:
- a CDS encoding PHP domain-containing protein, with protein MKFDLHTHTKYSSDGIIEPEKLVKTAIKRGLSGIAITDHDTLNGSLRAKEYKTDDLEVIVGSEISTERGEVIGLFLSDEIRSHIFQEVVEEIKEQGGITVLPHPFDGIRRNGINPGKKDIKLVDCVETFNSRCLRQKYNNKASQFANANGLTMVAGSDAHFASEIGNAGIITCEENVREALIKGDLTVFGKKSSLVKLVVTKMVKTWRSTL; from the coding sequence ATGAAATTTGACCTCCACACCCATACCAAATACTCTTCTGATGGAATTATAGAACCTGAAAAGTTAGTTAAAACTGCTATAAAAAGAGGATTATCTGGAATAGCCATCACTGACCATGACACCCTTAATGGATCTTTAAGGGCAAAGGAATACAAAACTGATGACCTTGAGGTTATTGTTGGATCAGAAATAAGTACAGAACGTGGGGAAGTTATTGGCCTATTTTTGTCTGATGAGATTAGATCCCATATATTCCAGGAAGTGGTGGAGGAGATTAAGGAGCAGGGCGGGATTACAGTTCTTCCCCACCCCTTTGATGGTATTCGAAGGAATGGTATTAATCCTGGGAAAAAGGATATTAAATTGGTAGACTGTGTGGAAACCTTCAATTCACGTTGTTTACGTCAAAAATACAATAATAAAGCCAGTCAATTTGCCAACGCAAATGGTTTAACTATGGTTGCAGGTAGTGACGCTCATTTTGCCAGTGAAATTGGCAATGCAGGGATCATCACTTGTGAAGAAAACGTGAGAGAAGCACTCATCAAAGGGGATTTAACTGTTTTCGGAAAAAAATCATCCCTAGTTAAACTGGTAGTTACCAAGATGGTAAAAACCTGGCGGAGTACTCTTTAA
- a CDS encoding phosphorylating glyceraldehyde-3-phosphate dehydrogenase: protein MKSVGINGYGTIGKRVADAVACQDDMQIVGVTKRTPNFEAQMAVEKGFPLYISAPEREGLFEDAGIKVTGTIDDLYDKVDVMVDCTPGGIGAKNKEVYAEKGVKGIFQGGEKHEQIGKSFNSFANYQDNWGADYVRVVSCNTTGLCRTLKPIDDLCGIKKVRAVMVRRGADPGQVKSGPINAIVPNPPTVPSHHGPDVQTVMYDLDITTMALLVPTTLMHQHNLMVELENTPSVDDVIDTLEATPRVILVEAEKGLGSTAEIMECARDLGRSRSDLFEIAVWKESLNVKDGELFYMQAIHQESDVVPENVDCIRAMLEMEEDPAKSIEKTNKNMGIMV from the coding sequence ATGAAAAGCGTAGGGATAAACGGATACGGTACTATTGGAAAAAGAGTAGCAGATGCAGTCGCCTGTCAGGATGATATGCAGATCGTGGGAGTAACCAAGAGAACTCCTAACTTTGAAGCCCAGATGGCAGTGGAAAAGGGATTCCCACTCTATATAAGTGCACCGGAGAGAGAAGGATTATTTGAAGATGCAGGAATAAAAGTAACTGGAACCATTGATGATCTCTATGATAAAGTGGATGTTATGGTAGACTGCACGCCTGGAGGAATAGGTGCTAAAAACAAAGAAGTTTATGCTGAAAAAGGAGTTAAGGGTATATTCCAGGGCGGTGAAAAACACGAGCAGATTGGGAAATCTTTCAACTCATTTGCCAACTACCAGGATAACTGGGGTGCAGACTACGTAAGGGTGGTTAGCTGCAACACCACTGGTCTCTGCCGAACATTAAAACCAATAGATGATCTTTGTGGTATTAAAAAGGTTAGGGCAGTTATGGTACGCCGTGGAGCTGACCCTGGACAGGTTAAATCTGGCCCTATAAACGCCATCGTTCCCAACCCTCCAACTGTGCCCAGTCACCACGGCCCAGATGTGCAGACCGTGATGTACGACCTGGACATAACCACCATGGCTCTACTGGTACCCACCACCCTCATGCACCAGCACAACCTCATGGTGGAACTGGAAAATACACCCTCGGTGGATGATGTAATCGATACCCTGGAAGCAACCCCCAGAGTCATTTTAGTGGAAGCCGAGAAAGGATTAGGTTCAACTGCGGAGATAATGGAATGTGCACGGGATTTAGGTAGGTCAAGAAGTGACTTATTCGAAATAGCGGTGTGGAAAGAGTCTCTAAATGTCAAGGACGGTGAACTCTTCTACATGCAGGCCATACATCAAGAATCAGATGTGGTCCCTGAGAATGTGGACTGTATCCGTGCCATGCTGGAGATGGAAGAAGACCCGGCTAAATCCATTGAAAAAACCAATAAAAATATGGGAATAATGGTATAA
- a CDS encoding DNA topoisomerase IV subunit A — protein sequence MNKKDIAVNKLKSLGDIILEDVQQNNVPAIKVPSRGTSNIVYDTEKRYYVLGDRYGKRSLGNVKQITKIAQMVYVANFCKDLVRRNKTATLREMYYVSEGWDVDFGDQQESNIVGEDLEVTLGMTREDLGLMPEEDGASVYGKITMQEDDVEINALRSGKSGYTISPTIDDVQFVDHDVRRVIAVETMGMFHRLVQENAYKKFDTLIVGLKGQAARATRRFLKRVNEELNLPVYICNDGDPWGFHIAMVIISGSAKLAHVNHQLATPDARFLGVTASDIINYDLPTDPLKDIDVLRLKELSKDPRYKDEHWQVEIKKMLKIGKKAEQQSFSKYGLEYVVDTYLPEKLDAME from the coding sequence ATGAATAAGAAAGATATTGCCGTTAACAAACTCAAAAGCCTGGGCGATATAATACTGGAAGATGTCCAACAGAACAACGTCCCAGCAATTAAAGTTCCCTCCCGAGGAACATCCAACATAGTCTACGATACTGAAAAACGTTACTACGTACTGGGAGATCGTTACGGGAAACGATCCCTGGGTAATGTTAAACAAATCACTAAAATAGCCCAGATGGTTTACGTTGCCAACTTCTGCAAGGACCTGGTCCGCCGTAACAAAACCGCCACTTTAAGGGAGATGTACTACGTCTCTGAAGGATGGGACGTAGATTTTGGAGACCAGCAGGAATCCAACATCGTGGGCGAAGACTTGGAAGTTACCCTGGGAATGACCCGTGAAGATCTGGGCCTCATGCCTGAAGAAGACGGGGCATCAGTATACGGTAAAATCACTATGCAGGAAGATGATGTGGAGATCAACGCCCTGAGATCTGGTAAATCCGGTTACACCATATCACCCACCATAGATGATGTGCAATTCGTTGACCATGATGTGCGAAGAGTTATTGCCGTGGAAACCATGGGGATGTTCCACAGGCTGGTACAGGAAAATGCTTACAAAAAATTTGACACTCTCATCGTGGGTTTGAAAGGCCAGGCCGCACGTGCAACTCGTCGTTTTCTTAAAAGGGTTAATGAAGAGCTTAACCTCCCAGTTTACATTTGTAACGACGGAGACCCATGGGGATTCCACATCGCCATGGTTATCATCAGTGGGAGTGCCAAACTGGCCCATGTGAACCACCAGCTGGCAACACCAGATGCCCGGTTCCTAGGGGTTACCGCCTCGGATATCATCAACTACGATCTTCCCACCGACCCCCTTAAAGATATTGATGTTTTAAGGCTTAAAGAACTCTCCAAGGACCCCCGTTACAAGGATGAACACTGGCAGGTGGAGATCAAGAAGATGCTCAAGATCGGGAAAAAAGCAGAACAGCAGTCCTTCTCTAAGTACGGACTGGAGTACGTGGTTGACACATACCTACCTGAAAAACTCGATGCAATGGAATAA
- the top6B gene encoding DNA topoisomerase VI subunit B, with translation MEREAAELFEEFKELTASEFFRRNKQMLGFSGKIRSLTMVFHELITNSLDAAEEAGILPEIKIDLKRLDKDHYILRHTDNGPGIPEPFITKVFSTMFAGSKFRNIQSRGQQGLGCSGCVLLSQMTTGKPAKVISGYQEGDRLKGVEMTFKMDVKTNKGLVLERKDVEVQSTGVSLELHFKDVSYSLSEQGAYEYIRRTMIANPHTKITFRDPTGHKYIFNRAADIIPPLPKEVLPHPKGVTADDLIFMAKHTDKRRFRSLLTSNLSRMSTKRVNEIQEITGIDLNKRPKDMKWEEAEQIVETFAKMDFMAPPTSGLIPIGKEQIEKGIREILNPEFVATTTRKPKTFRGGVSFIIEAGISYGGDSGRMVGDQRKAEIMRFANRVPLAFDQGSCAITEALKSVDWKRYGIRDLDNAPITVFVNIVSTNVPYLSTGKQSVAPEPDILHEVRQATMKIARSMQKYIRAKKAAKEEEMRSKIFENLVPVIIREAAVLAEKDVPEYDVVLAKVTRRSKYEGVVQDE, from the coding sequence TTGGAGCGAGAAGCAGCTGAACTATTTGAGGAATTTAAAGAACTTACTGCATCAGAATTTTTCAGAAGAAACAAACAGATGCTGGGTTTCTCCGGTAAAATCCGGTCCCTGACTATGGTATTCCACGAACTCATCACCAACAGCCTGGATGCTGCAGAAGAGGCAGGAATACTCCCTGAAATAAAAATAGACCTCAAACGTTTAGATAAAGATCATTACATACTTAGACACACCGATAATGGACCTGGAATCCCCGAGCCATTCATTACCAAGGTATTCAGTACCATGTTCGCCGGTTCCAAGTTCAGGAACATCCAGTCGCGTGGTCAACAGGGATTAGGGTGCAGTGGATGTGTTTTATTATCACAAATGACCACTGGTAAACCAGCCAAGGTTATATCTGGTTATCAAGAGGGTGACCGGCTTAAAGGAGTTGAAATGACCTTTAAGATGGATGTAAAAACTAACAAAGGGCTGGTCTTAGAAAGGAAAGATGTGGAAGTGCAATCCACCGGGGTTTCCCTTGAACTGCACTTTAAAGATGTCTCCTATTCCCTCTCAGAACAGGGAGCCTACGAGTACATCCGCCGGACCATGATCGCCAACCCCCATACCAAAATCACCTTCCGAGACCCCACCGGACATAAATACATCTTCAATCGTGCCGCAGACATCATCCCACCTTTACCTAAGGAAGTACTCCCCCACCCTAAAGGAGTTACTGCTGATGACTTGATATTCATGGCCAAACATACGGATAAACGCCGTTTCAGAAGTCTTTTAACCAGTAATTTGTCCAGGATGTCCACCAAACGGGTGAATGAGATCCAGGAGATCACTGGTATTGACCTTAACAAACGTCCCAAGGACATGAAATGGGAGGAAGCCGAACAGATCGTGGAAACCTTCGCCAAAATGGATTTCATGGCACCACCCACCTCTGGTCTCATACCCATAGGTAAAGAACAGATAGAAAAGGGAATTAGGGAGATTTTAAATCCGGAATTCGTGGCCACCACCACCCGGAAGCCAAAAACATTCCGTGGAGGTGTTTCCTTCATCATAGAAGCAGGTATTAGCTATGGTGGAGATTCTGGAAGAATGGTTGGTGATCAGAGAAAGGCAGAGATCATGCGATTCGCCAACCGGGTTCCACTGGCCTTTGACCAGGGTAGCTGTGCCATTACCGAAGCCCTTAAAAGTGTGGACTGGAAACGTTACGGTATTAGAGACTTGGATAACGCCCCGATAACTGTTTTTGTGAATATCGTTTCCACTAACGTACCTTACCTTTCCACTGGTAAGCAGAGTGTGGCCCCAGAGCCAGATATTCTCCATGAGGTCCGTCAAGCCACCATGAAGATAGCCAGGAGCATGCAGAAATATATACGTGCTAAAAAAGCTGCAAAAGAAGAAGAAATGCGTTCAAAGATCTTTGAAAACCTGGTTCCAGTTATAATCCGTGAGGCAGCAGTGCTTGCCGAGAAAGATGTTCCAGAATACGATGTAGTGCTAGCTAAAGTTACACGCAGATCAAAATACGAAGGCGTGGTTCAAGATGAATAA
- a CDS encoding KH domain-containing protein, translating into MPNTEYLKIPKERVGVLIGPHGKTKEIIEKTTETCIDVDSEAGSIAISPQDDAKDPLAVWKARFMVKAIGRGFNPEIALKLTDDDVMLEIINLPDYVGKSKKAILRQKGRIIGKDGKTRDIITEMTGTYVSIYGKTVSLIGEMEHLQIAKEAVEMILDGARHKTVYSFLERKKQEMKLREIKMGPPI; encoded by the coding sequence TTGCCCAACACAGAATATCTGAAAATCCCAAAGGAAAGAGTGGGAGTACTTATTGGACCACACGGAAAAACCAAAGAGATCATTGAAAAAACCACCGAAACATGTATTGATGTGGACAGCGAAGCCGGAAGCATAGCCATATCCCCACAAGATGATGCTAAAGACCCATTAGCAGTATGGAAAGCTCGCTTCATGGTTAAAGCCATTGGTAGGGGTTTTAACCCCGAGATAGCCCTTAAACTAACTGATGATGATGTGATGCTGGAAATCATCAACCTACCCGATTATGTAGGGAAATCTAAAAAGGCTATTTTAAGGCAAAAAGGCCGTATTATTGGTAAAGACGGTAAAACCAGAGACATCATCACTGAAATGACCGGGACCTATGTTTCCATCTATGGTAAAACTGTTTCCCTAATTGGAGAGATGGAACACTTGCAAATTGCCAAGGAAGCCGTGGAGATGATCCTGGATGGTGCCCGTCACAAAACAGTTTACTCATTCCTGGAACGTAAAAAACAGGAAATGAAATTAAGAGAAATAAAAATGGGCCCACCCATTTAA
- a CDS encoding serine protein kinase RIO, producing the protein MESPITKSDINLQKMREVKRLKSVEDKRVGSEVFDRITLKTLYKLANQGYIHLLNGAISTGKEANVFKGTDSEGKIVAVKIYRVTTSDFKKMQYYIQGDPRFNVRSNSKRQLINNWVLKEFKNLNRAAEAGVRVPKPIVAKNNVLVMEFIGDDNGSPSRLMRQSKISNPQYVADKIIDYVKKLYNDAELVHGDLSGFNILMQENEPVIIDLSQGLVVDHPISLELLNRDIENLIKDFKKMGIEISHDEIKRKIMDL; encoded by the coding sequence ATGGAATCTCCAATAACCAAATCAGACATCAACCTTCAGAAGATGAGAGAAGTTAAACGCCTGAAGAGTGTGGAAGATAAACGAGTGGGTAGTGAAGTTTTTGATAGGATTACCCTCAAAACCCTGTATAAACTGGCTAATCAAGGGTATATCCACCTTTTAAATGGTGCTATAAGCACCGGGAAAGAGGCGAATGTTTTTAAAGGCACCGATTCTGAAGGTAAAATAGTTGCAGTTAAAATCTACCGGGTCACCACATCGGATTTTAAGAAAATGCAGTACTACATCCAGGGAGACCCACGTTTCAATGTTAGAAGCAATAGTAAACGTCAGCTAATTAATAACTGGGTTTTAAAGGAATTTAAAAACCTTAACCGGGCAGCTGAGGCAGGAGTACGGGTTCCTAAACCAATAGTTGCCAAAAACAATGTACTGGTTATGGAATTCATTGGTGATGATAATGGTAGCCCTTCACGCTTAATGAGGCAGTCAAAAATTTCCAACCCGCAATACGTTGCTGACAAAATAATAGATTATGTTAAAAAGCTTTATAATGATGCAGAACTGGTTCATGGGGACCTGTCTGGTTTTAACATCCTTATGCAGGAAAATGAACCAGTGATAATAGACTTGTCCCAAGGTTTAGTGGTTGATCATCCCATATCATTGGAGCTTCTAAACCGGGATATAGAGAACTTAATTAAAGATTTTAAAAAAATGGGTATTGAAATATCCCATGATGAGATTAAAAGAAAGATTATGGATTTATGA
- the eif1A gene encoding translation initiation factor eIF-1A translates to MSRGNNRGPQTHEVRRVRSPRRGEIPGVVEQIMGHGKLKVRCADGKIRLCRIPGKMKKRIWIREGDVVLIKPWAFQSDEKADVIWRYTRTESNYLERRGFLKL, encoded by the coding sequence TTGAGTAGAGGAAATAATCGCGGTCCACAAACACATGAAGTACGAAGGGTAAGGTCTCCTAGAAGGGGAGAAATACCAGGAGTAGTTGAACAGATCATGGGGCATGGTAAACTTAAAGTGCGCTGTGCCGATGGTAAAATAAGGCTTTGCCGTATTCCTGGAAAAATGAAAAAAAGAATATGGATAAGGGAAGGAGACGTTGTTTTAATTAAACCATGGGCTTTTCAGAGTGATGAAAAAGCTGATGTTATCTGGAGATATACCAGAACTGAGTCAAACTACTTGGAACGTCGCGGATTCCTCAAACTATAA
- a CDS encoding molybdopterin-binding protein, producing the protein MGKEFLDLMDPDDVKQIIGSLNIGRRVETVNLGDAHQRVLAGDVYSTIDLPPFDRASMDGYAVRAQDTFGASEDDPITLTLIEKIRAGDVPSKKIKKGTCSEVGTGAPMPEGSDAVVMVEVTDIRENRVEILEAVTPGTNRALRGSDIEKGKFLLSLGTLLTADKIGALSAMGLKEIPVFAKPTVAVISTGNELIKPDEDLRHGKLYDINSESLANAVKSCGCVPLASNIVKDDYKSLKNKINAYKNADIIITSGGTSAGAGDVLSQVVEDMGEVLVHGISVKPGKPTLIGTLPGENVDVVLFGLPGYPVSALMIFHGFVAPFLREIAGVKELMEKRDGFLLPLSRRYHSARGRSHYVLVKIEEDIADPILKDSGAITALAEADGYFEVPKNVEIIEKGEQIKVMPLSGL; encoded by the coding sequence ATGGGTAAAGAATTTTTAGATCTAATGGATCCAGATGATGTGAAACAAATTATAGGCTCCCTGAACATTGGACGAAGGGTTGAAACAGTTAATCTGGGTGATGCTCATCAACGAGTACTGGCGGGGGATGTTTACTCCACCATTGATCTGCCTCCCTTTGACCGAGCATCAATGGATGGATATGCTGTCCGTGCCCAGGATACATTCGGAGCTTCCGAGGATGACCCAATTACTTTAACATTGATCGAGAAGATCAGAGCAGGAGATGTGCCTTCTAAAAAAATAAAAAAGGGAACTTGCAGTGAAGTGGGTACCGGTGCGCCTATGCCAGAAGGCTCTGATGCTGTGGTAATGGTTGAAGTAACTGATATCCGGGAAAACAGAGTGGAAATACTGGAAGCAGTTACTCCCGGAACCAACCGGGCCCTCAGGGGATCTGACATTGAAAAGGGAAAATTCTTACTATCACTGGGCACCCTTCTAACCGCGGATAAAATAGGGGCTTTAAGTGCAATGGGGTTGAAAGAAATTCCAGTTTTTGCAAAACCAACTGTTGCAGTAATTTCCACGGGGAATGAACTGATAAAGCCTGATGAAGATCTTCGACATGGGAAGTTATACGACATTAACTCAGAATCCTTAGCTAACGCAGTTAAATCATGCGGATGCGTACCATTAGCTTCCAATATAGTTAAAGATGATTATAAGTCTTTAAAAAATAAAATTAATGCATATAAAAATGCTGATATTATAATAACTTCGGGAGGAACATCAGCTGGTGCAGGGGATGTGTTAAGTCAGGTGGTTGAAGATATGGGGGAAGTTCTGGTCCATGGAATTTCAGTAAAGCCTGGTAAACCCACCTTGATTGGAACTTTACCTGGCGAAAATGTTGATGTGGTTCTTTTTGGACTTCCAGGATACCCAGTATCTGCTTTAATGATCTTCCACGGATTCGTAGCCCCCTTTTTAAGGGAGATTGCCGGTGTTAAAGAACTCATGGAAAAAAGAGATGGATTCCTGCTCCCATTATCCCGGAGATATCACTCTGCCCGGGGAAGAAGCCATTATGTCCTGGTGAAAATAGAAGAAGATATTGCAGATCCCATATTAAAGGATTCTGGTGCAATAACTGCCCTGGCTGAGGCTGATGGTTACTTTGAAGTTCCCAAGAATGTGGAAATTATTGAAAAAGGTGAACAAATAAAAGTCATGCCTTTATCTGGTCTTTAG